The Triticum urartu cultivar G1812 chromosome 6, Tu2.1, whole genome shotgun sequence genome includes the window CCAACCGTCGAGTCCGACCCCAAGCCTCGACAGTTCCAGCATAACAGACTCATTGCATCTGGCGGTGCTGCTCCGCAGCCACCGCCGGATCCGCCGATCGGGTAGGAGAAGTCCTTTGTTTCTTATCTGACTCAATATCTCCAATCATTTCAAGTGGAGGAGCAGCTCCAACAGAATTGCCAGATAGAACAATAGCAAGCTGATTGATTTCAGAGCAAGTAGTACCTTCAGAGAGCTGACCAGGTGTGTCTTTAGCAGTTTTGCGTTTCTGTCCGGACATACCTTTCTTTGACTTAGAGACCGGGAACAATTCCTTGCCCGAGCCCCCAATCTTCCCTCGGCCACGACCACGGGCAGAACTGGCACGCCCCCTTCCACGGGATGAGCTACCACGGCCAGGACCACCCTTAGCTGGGGAGGAAACCTCTGTCTCATCGACCACATCATTCTTGGCAACATTATTGGCTTGACTGCTAGGATTAGAAATTCTAGTACCAGCAGTAAAGGTCTTCTGTCCCGAGGTTCTCTGAAAAAAGCCGGACGAGGAAGAAGCAAAACTGGACTTTGAGCCCCCCGACCGCTTTGGTTGATCATCAGGAACACACACTTTCATGGCAGCATAGGGGAGCTCTCCATTTTCATCACGGACGCCCGGAGTTGGGCACAACATCGACGAGTGACCTAACAGGCCACATGAAAAGCAGAAGAAAGGTAGTCGCTCGTACATGACTGAATATGTTTCGGTGCTCTTCGTTTTGGCAGATGTTACAGTAACATACCTTACCACTGGTTCCTGAACCAAAACCTCGGCCCGAACCCTCATGTAGGGGCCCCAACAGCGACCATCGGCATCCGACTCCACACGCACAATCTTGCCAATCGACTTTGCAAATTCCATACCAAGCTTGGATTTCATCAGTCTTGGAGGCAGGGCCATAATTCGTGCCCATATGGTCAGTCGATCAAAGATCATCTGAGTCGGTTGAATTTCAGCATCAAAATCCTTGAAAAGGACAGCATGGCGACCCACCATCCATGGCGAGCCTTCCAGAACACGAGCACGGTCTGCAGGGGTGGCGAACTCCGCCACAAACAGGTTATCTCCTGCTGGATGGAACAGCAAGCCTTGGGGATTTCCCCACGCCGGCCTCATTGCCGATGGGATGGTGTTGATGTGGAGGACGTTGGGGGAGAGCACCTTCCCCACCAGCGCACGACCCGGATCCACCTGATCCACCTCATCTTCATCATCCACCAAGACCGGTTGCGCCTCAATCGCCGTCAGACGGAGGCGCTCCATCATCTCCACCACACGAGGGGCAGAATCAGAACCAAACTCCCCGAGCACCGGGGCGGGGGTCGGCACCGGATCCCTTGTTGCAGGCGCGGGGGCGCGTCGATCCAAGGAGTCCAGGGTCCCAGCCTCTCCAGTAGCCGCCGCATCAAGGGTGGAATTCGAGCCTCGGTCTGCCATTGCCAAGGGTGGGTAGCGATGCACAGATCGCCCCTTAATCGCCCCGAACAAAACAGATCTAGGTCAACCCACCACAAGGTAGCGCGGCAAGGGAGATGGAGAGGGGAAGAAAGCAGCGAGAGAGCGACCGGAATCGCAGTCCCAGACGAAGAATCCTCCCAGGGAAATCAGTAGCGGGAGCACCTTGATGTCCTAGGGGAGGGGAACAGAGCAGGAACAGAGGAACGGACCCGCCCCTCGTCCATACCTCGGCAGA containing:
- the LOC125513516 gene encoding uncharacterized protein LOC125513516, coding for MADRGSNSTLDAAATGEAGTLDSLDRRAPAPATRDPVPTPAPVLGEFGSDSAPRVVEMMERLRLTAIEAQPVLVDDEDEVDQVDPGRALVGKVLSPNVLHINTIPSAMRPAWGNPQGLLFHPAGDNLFVAEFATPADRARVLEGSPWMVGRHAVLFKDFDAEIQPTQMIFDRLTIWARIMALPPRLMKSKLGMEFAKSIGKIVRVESDADGRCWGPYMRVRAEVLVQEPVVRYVTVTSAKTKSTETYSVMYERLPFFCFSCGLLGHSSMLCPTPGVRDENGELPYAAMKVCVPDDQPKRSGGSKSSFASSSSGFFQRTSGQKTFTAGTRISNPSSQANNVAKNDVVDETEVSSPAKGGPGRGSSSRGRGRASSARGRGRGKIGGSGKELFPVSKSKKGMSGQKRKTAKDTPGQLSEGTTCSEINQLAIVLSGNSVGAAPPLEMIGDIESDKKQRTSPTRSADPAVAAEQHRQMQ